From Cronobacter turicensis z3032, the proteins below share one genomic window:
- the rpsF gene encoding 30S ribosomal protein S6, which translates to MRHYEIVFMVHPDQSEQVPGMIERYSAAITGAEGKIHRLEDWGRRQLAYPINKLHKAHYVLMNVEAPQEVIDELETTFRFNDAVIRSMVMRTKHAVTEASPMVKAKDERRERRDDFANETADDAEAGDSEE; encoded by the coding sequence ATGCGTCATTACGAAATCGTTTTTATGGTCCATCCTGACCAGAGCGAACAGGTTCCGGGTATGATCGAGCGCTACTCTGCTGCCATCACTGGTGCAGAAGGCAAGATCCACCGTCTGGAAGACTGGGGCCGCCGTCAGCTGGCTTACCCGATCAACAAACTGCACAAAGCCCACTACGTTCTGATGAACGTTGAAGCGCCGCAGGAAGTTATCGATGAGCTGGAAACTACCTTCCGCTTCAACGATGCCGTTATCCGCAGCATGGTTATGCGCACCAAACACGCCGTAACTGAAGCCTCTCCGATGGTTAAAGCGAAAGACGAGCGCCGTGAGCGTCGCGATGATTTCGCTAACGAAACCGCTGATGATGCTGAAGCTGGGGATTCTGAAGAGTAA
- the yjfO gene encoding Uncharacterized lipoprotein yjfO, producing the protein MHMRRLISLLMVATLTACSALQGTPQPAPPVADHPQEIQRYQTQGLVKMGTVTTLQYGSPDDALRDIAAQAGAAGADYYQVIANDDTLLPGRWHAQAILYRK; encoded by the coding sequence ATGCATATGCGACGGCTCATTTCTTTATTGATGGTGGCGACATTGACCGCCTGTAGCGCCCTGCAGGGCACGCCGCAGCCTGCGCCGCCGGTGGCGGATCACCCGCAAGAGATCCAGCGCTACCAGACGCAGGGGCTCGTCAAAATGGGCACCGTCACGACGCTGCAGTATGGTTCGCCGGATGACGCGCTGCGCGATATCGCCGCACAGGCAGGCGCCGCAGGCGCGGATTACTACCAGGTCATCGCCAATGATGACACTCTGCTGCCTGGCCGCTGGCACGCCCAGGCGATTTTGTACCGAAAGTAA
- the yjfP gene encoding Esterase yjfP → MIEISTRRFADNEVLHATPAGIGNKALPTVLFYHGFASSKTVYSYFAVALAQAGFRVIMPDAPGHGARFSGDAQRRMTQFWQILHETLTEYPALRDAIINEGLVADGRLAVGGASMGGMTALGIMTHHPQVKCVASLMGSGWFTSLSHTLFPPDAAEAETVRAALAPWDAQSQLPRLADRPLLLWHGEDDDVVPAAQSLRLADALREQALDKNLTCQWQPGVKHRITPEALDATVTFFLRHL, encoded by the coding sequence ATGATTGAAATTTCGACCCGCCGTTTTGCGGATAATGAGGTACTGCACGCGACGCCTGCGGGGATAGGTAACAAGGCGTTGCCGACGGTGCTGTTTTATCACGGCTTTGCCTCGTCCAAAACGGTCTACAGCTATTTCGCCGTCGCGCTGGCGCAGGCCGGGTTCCGGGTGATCATGCCGGATGCGCCCGGTCACGGCGCGCGCTTTAGCGGCGATGCGCAAAGGCGGATGACGCAGTTCTGGCAAATCCTTCACGAAACGCTGACGGAATACCCGGCGCTGCGTGACGCGATTATCAATGAAGGGCTGGTGGCTGACGGCAGGCTTGCGGTCGGCGGGGCGTCGATGGGCGGGATGACCGCGCTTGGCATCATGACGCATCATCCGCAAGTAAAATGCGTCGCAAGCCTGATGGGCTCCGGCTGGTTTACCTCGCTCTCCCATACGCTTTTTCCGCCGGATGCCGCTGAGGCTGAAACGGTGAGGGCCGCGCTGGCGCCCTGGGACGCGCAAAGCCAGCTGCCGCGTCTGGCGGACCGCCCGTTGCTGCTGTGGCATGGCGAAGATGATGACGTTGTGCCGGCGGCGCAAAGCCTGCGTTTAGCCGACGCGCTGCGTGAACAGGCGCTCGATAAAAACCTGACCTGCCAGTGGCAACCGGGTGTGAAGCACCGGATTACGCCCGAAGCGCTGGACGCGACGGTCACGTTTTTCCTTCGCCATCTTTAA